A part of Neovison vison isolate M4711 chromosome 6, ASM_NN_V1, whole genome shotgun sequence genomic DNA contains:
- the SEC62 gene encoding translocation protein SEC62: MAERRRHKKRIQEVGEPSKEEKAVAKYLRFNCPTKSTNMMGHRVDYFIASKAVDCLLDSKWAKAKKGEEALFTTRESVVDYCNRLLKKQFFHRALKVMKMKYDKDIKKEKEKGKAESGKEEDRKSRKENLKDEKTKKEKEKKKDGEKEEPKKEETPGTPKKKETKKKFKLEPHDDQVFLDGNEVFVWIYDPVHFKTFVMGLILVIAVIAATLFPLWPAEMRVGVYYLSVGAGCFVASILLLAVARCILFLIIWLITGGRHHFWFLPNLTADVGFIDSFRPLYTHEYKGPKADFKKDEKSETKKQQKSDSEEKSDSEKKEDEEGKVGPGNHGTEGSGGERHSDTDSDRREDDRSQHSSGNGNDFEMITKEELEQQTDGDCEEEEEEDNDGETTKSSHEKS, from the exons ATGGCGGAACGCAGGCGACACAAGAAGCGGATCCAG GAAGTTGGTGAACCATCTAAAGAAGAGAAGGCTGTAGCCAAGTATCTTCGATTCAACTGTCCAACAAAGTCCACCAATATGATGGGGCACCGAGTTGATTATTTTATTG CTTCAAAAGCAGTGGATTGCCTTTTGGATTCAAAGTGGGCaaaggccaagaaaggagaggaagctTTATTTACAACAAGGGAGTCTGTGGTTGACTACTGCAACAG GCTTTTAAAGAAACAGTTTTTTCACCGGGCActaaaagtaatgaaaatgaagtatgataaagacataaaaaaagaaaaagagaaaggaaaggccGAAAGTGGAAAAGAAGAAGATAGAAAGAGCAGGAAAGAAAATCTAAAGGATGAAAAGacgaaaaaggaaaaagaaaaaaaaaaagacggtgaAAAGGAAGAACCCAAAAAG GAGGAAACTCCAGGAACTcccaaaaagaaggaaactaagaaaaaattcaaacttGAGCCACATGATGATCAAGTTTTTCTGGATGGAAATGAG GTATTTGTGTGGATCTATGACCCAGTTCACTTTAAAACATTTGTCATGGGATTAATTCTTG TGATTGCAGTGATAGCAGCCACCCTCTTCCCTCTTTGGCCAGCAGAAATGAGAGTCGGTGTTTATTACCTCAGTGTGGGTGCAGGCTGTTTTGTAGCCAGCATTCTTCTTCTTGCTGTTG ctCGTTGCATTCTGTTTCTCATCATTTGGCTCATAACTGGAGGAAGGCACCACTTTTGGTTCTTGCCAAACCTGACTGCTGACGTCGGCTTCATCGACTCCTTCAGGCCTCTGTACACACATGAATATAAAGGACCAAAAGCAGACTTCAAGAAAGATGAGAAATCTGAAACCAAAAAGCAACAGAAGTCCGACAGTGAGGAAAAGTCAGACagtgagaaaaaggaagatgaggAAGGAAAAGTAGGACCAGGGAATCATGGAACAGAAGGCTCAGGTGGAGAACGGCATTCAGACACAGACAGTGACAGGAGGGAAGATGACCGATCCCAACACAGTAGTGGAAATGGGAATGATTTTGAAATGATCACAAAAGAGGAACTGGAACAGCAAACAGATGGGGATtgtgaagaggaggaagaagaagacaatGATGGAGAAACAACGAAATCTTCACATGAAAAATCATAA